The proteins below come from a single Methanomassiliicoccales archaeon genomic window:
- a CDS encoding leucine-rich repeat domain-containing protein codes for MGKRSGIHVRSTIFVLMLLLSAFFVVATDTVSAADSDYTYTTSGSPAVATITGYTGAGGAITIPSTLGGYATVAIGDSAFYSCTSLTSVTIPNSVTSIGDWAFYNCTSLTSVTIPNSVTSIGDGAFAVCTSLTSVTIPSSVTSIGSMTFSVCTSLTSIDVNTGNANYASIDGVLHNKAITTLIQYPGGRVGAFTIRSSVTSIGGWAFNSCTSLTSVTIPRSVTSIGEYAFSSCTSLTSITFLGLVAPTTVGANWILDTPMGIRGHAYPASNFPAPGGDFHGLTMGAVIGSPASDNTMLILVAVIAIAVVVAVLLVLRKRKK; via the coding sequence ATGGGAAAGAGATCAGGAATACATGTGAGATCCACAATTTTCGTGCTTATGCTGCTTTTGAGTGCGTTCTTCGTCGTTGCCACGGATACGGTGTCCGCAGCCGACAGCGACTATACCTATACAACGAGCGGCAGCCCCGCCGTTGCCACTATCACGGGATACACTGGCGCTGGCGGAGCGATCACGATCCCCTCCACATTAGGTGGGTATGCCACAGTGGCCATCGGAGACTCTGCGTTCTACTCCTGCACCTCCCTGACCTCCGTGACCATTCCCAACAGCGTCACGTCCATCGGGGACTGGGCGTTCTACAACTGCACCTCCCTGACCTCCGTGACCATTCCCAACAGCGTCACGTCCATCGGGGACGGTGCGTTCGCCGTCTGCACCTCCCTGACCTCCGTGACCATCCCCAGCAGCGTCACGTCCATCGGGTCTATGACGTTCAGTGTCTGCACCTCCCTGACCTCGATCGATGTGAATACAGGCAACGCGAACTATGCCAGCATCGATGGCGTGCTTCATAACAAAGCCATTACTACACTGATCCAGTACCCGGGCGGTAGGGTAGGGGCGTTCACCATCCGCAGCAGCGTCACGTCCATCGGGGGCTGGGCGTTCAACTCCTGCACCTCCCTGACCTCCGTGACCATCCCCCGCAGCGTCACGTCCATCGGGGAATATGCGTTCTCCTCCTGCACCTCCCTGACATCAATTACATTCCTGGGGCTCGTTGCGCCGACCACCGTTGGTGCGAATTGGATCCTAGATACACCCATGGGAATAAGAGGCCACGCATACCCCGCCTCGAATTTCCCTGCCCCGGGTGGCGATTTTCATGGGCTGACGATGGGTGCGGTCATCGGCAGCCCGGCGAGCGACAATACAATGCTGATATTAGTGGCAGTGATCGCGATCGCCGTGGTGGTGGCGGTGCTGCTCGTCCTACGCAAGCGCAAGAAGTAG
- a CDS encoding DUF835 domain-containing protein, which produces MKITSGRLYLFKERVPLRTHQILRTELHGGRPTLYISKHSPAQLRTQFDFDPSIMHTLWLSPRPEPDCIPPMNLGIFEKRVDEFIAESPDGIIALNGIDVLEMWNGLRPVIDVLRRAQSKVSLYQTNLLISLDPKMYRENTLTELENISDEVVSSVCEADS; this is translated from the coding sequence GTGAAGATTACCTCGGGCAGGCTTTACTTGTTCAAGGAGAGAGTGCCGCTGCGAACGCATCAGATCCTAAGAACGGAGCTCCACGGGGGACGGCCGACGCTGTACATCTCGAAGCATTCGCCCGCGCAATTGAGGACGCAGTTCGATTTCGATCCGAGCATCATGCATACCTTGTGGCTCAGCCCGAGACCGGAGCCGGATTGCATTCCGCCGATGAACCTGGGGATCTTCGAGAAGAGAGTGGACGAGTTCATAGCGGAAAGCCCGGACGGGATCATCGCGCTCAACGGCATCGATGTGCTGGAGATGTGGAACGGACTGCGCCCGGTCATCGACGTCCTGCGACGGGCTCAGAGCAAGGTCTCTTTGTATCAGACCAATCTGCTCATCTCCCTGGACCCCAAGATGTACCGAGAGAATACGCTCACAGAGCTGGAGAATATCTCCGACGAGGTAGTCAGCTCAGTCTGCGAAGCCGACTCATAG